The Microcoleus sp. FACHB-831 genome has a window encoding:
- a CDS encoding DUF3134 domain-containing protein, with the protein MTEHSIQVINYNFGSAKVWMSNPPISMYNPALREEPRHRPAAVIPLQQEPSILNWLQSTGRLLPRDAKDDQYGLEAEGDINELMGVDDTFVDDVDIDDDDSDIALDEE; encoded by the coding sequence TTGACAGAGCATAGTATCCAGGTTATCAACTACAATTTTGGCAGTGCTAAAGTCTGGATGTCTAATCCCCCCATTTCTATGTATAATCCTGCCTTACGTGAAGAACCCCGTCATAGACCTGCTGCTGTAATTCCCTTGCAGCAAGAACCTTCCATTCTTAACTGGCTACAATCAACGGGACGCTTGCTGCCGCGCGATGCCAAAGACGATCAATATGGCCTTGAAGCTGAAGGCGATATCAACGAACTGATGGGGGTCGATGATACTTTCGTCGACGATGTTGATATCGATGACGATGACAGCGATATCGCTTTGGATGAGGAATAG
- the mraY gene encoding phospho-N-acetylmuramoyl-pentapeptide-transferase, translating to MDAKLFSGQSLKPSGTSLLVLLGLGVTLASLFLDWINGKLPILALSLTLPLWVSALSVAALGFWAVPFLQALKAGQFIREDGPQAHLKKAGTPTMGGVFVVPVGIAIALVWSGFSSEVIATSLLTLAYAGMGWLDDWQKIRGRSNKGLSPQMKLLLQIAFGILFCAWLFLNQPASITTIALPFGLAIPLGLLFWPLAVFVQVAESNATNLTDGVDGLAAGTGAIALLGLAALIAPTYPTLAIFCACMSGCYLGFVVHNRNKASVFMGDTGSMALGGALAGVGLASQSLWPLFILSGIFFVEAISVMAQVGYYKATKGPDGVGKRLLKMAPIHHHLELSGWTETQVVAVFYVVAALLAVLAFILK from the coding sequence GTGGACGCTAAATTATTTTCTGGCCAGTCGTTAAAGCCTTCAGGAACCAGCTTGCTCGTGTTGCTGGGATTGGGTGTAACGCTGGCTTCACTATTTTTGGATTGGATAAACGGTAAATTGCCAATTTTGGCACTCTCCCTAACCTTGCCATTGTGGGTTTCTGCCTTGTCTGTGGCTGCTTTAGGCTTCTGGGCAGTCCCATTCTTGCAAGCACTCAAAGCTGGGCAATTTATTCGCGAGGATGGCCCTCAAGCTCATTTGAAAAAAGCAGGCACTCCAACGATGGGCGGTGTGTTTGTTGTTCCGGTGGGAATTGCGATCGCTCTGGTATGGTCGGGATTTTCCTCAGAAGTTATTGCTACTTCGCTTTTGACTCTAGCCTACGCAGGTATGGGCTGGCTGGATGATTGGCAAAAAATCCGAGGTCGGTCTAATAAAGGTCTGTCGCCACAGATGAAACTGCTGCTGCAAATTGCTTTTGGCATTTTGTTTTGCGCGTGGCTTTTTTTAAATCAACCAGCTAGCATCACCACTATTGCCTTACCTTTTGGCTTGGCAATTCCTTTAGGGTTGCTGTTTTGGCCGTTGGCTGTGTTCGTCCAAGTGGCTGAGAGCAACGCAACAAATTTAACAGATGGCGTAGATGGATTGGCTGCGGGGACGGGCGCGATCGCGCTTTTGGGTCTTGCTGCCCTAATTGCTCCAACTTACCCCACTCTGGCGATCTTCTGCGCTTGCATGAGCGGCTGTTACCTTGGCTTCGTAGTCCACAACCGCAATAAAGCCAGCGTCTTCATGGGCGATACTGGTTCTATGGCACTGGGAGGCGCACTGGCAGGGGTAGGGCTGGCAAGTCAGTCTCTATGGCCGCTGTTTATCCTCAGCGGTATTTTCTTTGTTGAAGCCATCTCCGTTATGGCTCAAGTCGGCTACTATAAAGCCACAAAAGGCCCAGATGGTGTTGGCAAGCGCTTGCTGAAAATGGCACCAATCCACCACCATTTAGAATTGAGTGGGTGGACAGAAACTCAAGTTGTGGCTGTGTTTTATGTAGTTGCTGCGCTTCTGGCTGTTCTAGCTTTCATCCTGAAATAA